From one Rattus norvegicus strain BN/NHsdMcwi chromosome 7, GRCr8, whole genome shotgun sequence genomic stretch:
- the LOC120093870 gene encoding basic proline-rich protein-like, with protein PPPSPPPLPAPPSPPSPPPLPSPSLPSLPPPPSPPPPPPPPSPLPSPPPQPLPPSLPLPSPPPSLPPSPPPPPSPPPSPLPSPPLPPSPPPPTSPPSLPPPPSPPPPPPSPLPSPPPQPLPPSLPPPSPPPSPLPPPPPPPLPPSPPPPPSPPSLPPPPSPLPLPPPLPPSLPPPPLPPPPPPPSPPSLPPPPSPPPPPPSPLPSPPPQPLPPSLPPPSPPPSPLPPPPPPPLPPSPPPPPSPPSLPPPPSPLPLPPPLPPSLPPPPLLPPPPPSPLPSPPPQPLPPSLPPLSPPPSPLPPPPPPPPPSPPPPPSPPSLPPPPSPLPLPPPLPPSLPPPPLPPPPPPPQPLPPSLPPPSPPPSPPPSPSPPPPLPPSPPPPPSPLPLPPPLPPSLPPPPLPPPPPP; from the coding sequence ccaccaccatcaccaccaccactaccagcaccaccatcaccaccatcaccaccaccactaccatcaccatcactaccatcactgccaccaccaccatcaccaccaccaccgccaccaccaccatcaccactaccatcaccaccaccacaaccactaccaccatctctaccactaccatcaccaccaccatcactaccaccatcaccaccaccaccaccatcaccaccaccatcaccactaccatcaccaccactaccaccatcaccaccaccaccaacatcaccaccatcactgccaccaccaccatcaccaccaccaccaccaccatcaccactaccatcaccaccaccacaaccactaccaccatctctaccaccaccatcaccaccaccatcaccactaccaccaccaccaccaccaccactaccaccatcaccaccaccaccaccatcaccaccatcactgccaccaccaccatcaccactaccattaCCACCACCGTTaccaccatcactgccaccaccaccattaccaccaccaccaccaccaccatcaccaccatcactgccaccaccaccatcaccaccaccaccaccaccatcaccactaccatcaccaccaccacaaccactaccaccatctctaccaccaccatcaccaccaccatcaccactaccaccaccaccaccaccaccactaccaccatcaccaccaccaccaccatcaccaccatcactgccaccaccaccatcaccactaccattaCCACCACCGTTaccaccatcactgccaccaccaccattactaccaccaccaccaccatcaccactaccatcaccaccaccacaaccactaccaccatctctaccaccactatcaccaccaccatcaccactaccaccaccaccaccaccaccaccaccatcaccaccaccaccaccatcaccaccatcactgccaccaccaccatcaccactaccattaCCACCACCGTTaccaccatcactgccaccaccaccattaccaccaccaccaccaccaccacaaccactaccaccatctctaccaccaccatcaccaccaccatcaccaccaccatcaccatcaccaccaccaccactaccaccatcaccaccaccaccaccatcaccactaccattaCCACCACCGTTaccaccatcactgccaccaccaccattaccaccaccaccaccacca